A single window of Rhizobium sp. CCGE531 DNA harbors:
- a CDS encoding ABC transporter substrate-binding protein: protein MGMRKRTLRNLFCRTSWAVAALGASLAFGSGIASAAESVLTMHIEEQTSWVSNFNPFDLAGRRQSTMDFIYEPLVIFNANDGGKPVWRLATSYKFSDDLMSITYDLRPGVKWSDGQPLTPADVKYTLDLMLKNPAVDIVGVGQTVASVEAPSPTQVKINLKAVNSQFPESLADLAVVPEHIWKDVADPVAFKNDKPVGSGPMTEVRRFTPQIYEQCRNPNYWDAASLHVDCLRLPQISGNDQMLALLPEGTVDWIGSFLPQIDKTFVALDPKHNGYWQPPAETVAYEMNFKSTNTGNLEAFKDLNFRHAFSLAMDRKSMVDIAGFGYPVVNLHASGLPPRFESWRDKAAEGDKDAFMGFDTDKANKILDDAGYKKGADGFRTTPSGKPITFPIIVPNGWTDWIDAVQIAVEGLRAVGINASVATPEYEQWRKQLLDGSFDVVMNSRADSATPFQGYYQSLSTAYAGKLTVAAARYSNPKLDALFDQYLKSSSDGDHKKIFNDIQLVIADEFPVVPVFNGPTWYQYSSKRFTGWVTDKDPVMNPENHDNNRMRLVHLLRLKPVQ from the coding sequence ATGGGAATGAGGAAAAGGACACTGCGCAATCTCTTCTGCCGGACGTCTTGGGCAGTGGCGGCACTTGGCGCCTCGCTGGCTTTCGGTTCCGGCATCGCCTCGGCAGCTGAATCCGTGCTGACGATGCACATCGAGGAACAGACCAGCTGGGTCAGCAACTTCAATCCGTTCGATCTGGCCGGACGCCGCCAGAGCACGATGGATTTCATCTATGAGCCGCTGGTCATCTTCAACGCCAATGACGGCGGCAAGCCCGTCTGGCGTTTGGCGACAAGCTACAAGTTCTCGGATGATCTGATGTCGATCACCTATGATCTCCGTCCCGGCGTGAAGTGGTCGGACGGCCAGCCGCTGACCCCGGCCGACGTGAAATACACCCTCGACCTGATGCTGAAGAACCCGGCCGTAGATATCGTGGGCGTTGGCCAAACGGTTGCTTCCGTCGAGGCACCTTCGCCGACGCAGGTGAAGATCAACCTCAAGGCCGTGAATTCCCAATTCCCCGAATCCCTGGCCGACCTTGCCGTCGTGCCGGAGCATATCTGGAAGGATGTTGCCGATCCGGTCGCCTTCAAGAACGACAAGCCGGTCGGATCCGGTCCCATGACCGAGGTCCGCCGCTTCACGCCGCAGATCTACGAGCAGTGCCGCAATCCGAATTATTGGGATGCCGCTTCGCTGCATGTCGATTGCCTGCGCTTGCCGCAGATCTCGGGCAACGACCAGATGCTGGCGCTGCTGCCTGAGGGCACTGTGGATTGGATCGGCTCGTTCCTGCCACAGATCGACAAGACCTTCGTTGCGCTCGATCCCAAGCACAATGGCTACTGGCAGCCGCCGGCGGAAACCGTTGCCTACGAGATGAACTTCAAATCGACGAATACAGGCAATCTCGAGGCTTTCAAGGACCTCAACTTCCGGCATGCCTTCAGCTTGGCGATGGACCGCAAATCGATGGTCGATATTGCCGGTTTCGGCTATCCGGTCGTCAATCTGCATGCCAGCGGCCTGCCGCCGCGTTTCGAATCCTGGCGCGATAAGGCCGCCGAAGGCGATAAGGACGCCTTCATGGGCTTCGATACCGACAAGGCGAACAAGATCCTCGATGATGCCGGCTACAAGAAGGGTGCCGACGGTTTCCGCACGACGCCGAGCGGCAAGCCGATCACCTTCCCGATCATCGTGCCGAATGGCTGGACCGACTGGATCGACGCAGTGCAGATCGCCGTCGAAGGGCTGCGCGCCGTGGGTATCAATGCTTCCGTCGCCACGCCCGAATACGAGCAGTGGCGCAAGCAGCTTCTCGATGGCAGCTTCGATGTCGTCATGAACTCGCGTGCCGATAGCGCTACCCCGTTCCAGGGCTACTATCAGAGCCTGTCGACGGCCTATGCCGGCAAGCTGACTGTCGCTGCGGCCCGTTACTCCAATCCGAAGCTCGATGCGCTGTTCGATCAGTATCTGAAGTCGTCTTCCGATGGCGATCACAAGAAGATCTTCAACGACATTCAGCTTGTCATCGCCGACGAATTCCCGGTCGTTCCCGTCTTCAACGGCCCGACCTGGTATCAGTATTCGAGCAAGCGTTTCACCGGTTGGGTCACGGACAAGGATCCGGTGATGAACCCGGAAAACCACGACAACAACCGCATGCGTCTCGTGCATCTGCTGCGTCTGAAGCCGGTCCAATAA
- a CDS encoding RidA family protein, with protein MSKNKLIRFDVADNQAGGQRRPFAKAVRAGDFVYVSGQVPTINGEIVTGNVVTQTEQVIANIKDVLALADCTLEHVVKVNVWLDDARDFSSFNAVFEKHFIDHPPARSTVQSPMMVDVKVEMDVVAYKPLD; from the coding sequence ATGAGCAAGAACAAGCTGATCCGTTTCGATGTTGCCGACAATCAGGCTGGTGGCCAGCGCCGTCCCTTTGCCAAGGCAGTTCGCGCCGGCGACTTTGTTTATGTCTCGGGCCAGGTGCCGACCATCAACGGTGAAATCGTCACCGGCAATGTCGTGACGCAGACGGAGCAGGTCATCGCCAATATCAAGGATGTTCTTGCACTTGCCGATTGCACGCTCGAACATGTCGTGAAGGTCAATGTCTGGCTGGACGATGCCCGCGATTTCTCGAGCTTCAATGCGGTATTCGAGAAGCATTTCATCGACCATCCGCCAGCGCGCTCGACCGTGCAGTCGCCGATGATGGTCGATGTCAAGGTTGAGATGGACGTCGTGGCTTACAAGCCGCTCGACTGA
- a CDS encoding SDR family oxidoreductase, which produces MAELAQLLASIRIPDLAGKRVLITGASTGIGAAVALAFAAQGMKVGLHFNASREPAEKLAAEIKASGGIVHLIQGDISQDGETERVVRDAAEALGGLDGLVNNAGGMLGRLPTTDMTDEHYDRVMNLNARSVLAATRAAHPYLKRQGGFIINTTSIAARNGGGNGAILYAASKGFVSTITHGHAKEFVNDKIRVNAVAPGVIATPFHERYTNDEQMEIQRKTIPMGFVGTPEDCVGAYLFLASATLSGYITGQVVEVNGGQLMP; this is translated from the coding sequence ATGGCAGAACTCGCGCAATTGCTTGCGTCTATCCGCATCCCCGATCTGGCTGGAAAACGGGTGTTGATCACCGGTGCTTCGACAGGCATCGGCGCTGCCGTCGCGCTGGCCTTTGCCGCACAGGGCATGAAGGTCGGCCTTCATTTCAATGCGAGCCGCGAACCGGCGGAAAAGCTGGCGGCCGAGATCAAGGCCAGTGGCGGGATAGTCCATCTAATCCAGGGTGATATCTCGCAAGATGGCGAGACCGAACGCGTCGTCAGGGATGCGGCCGAAGCGCTGGGTGGCCTCGATGGGCTGGTCAACAATGCCGGTGGCATGCTGGGGCGGCTTCCCACCACCGACATGACGGATGAGCATTACGACCGGGTGATGAACCTCAACGCCCGCTCCGTGCTCGCGGCAACCCGCGCGGCCCACCCCTATCTCAAGCGACAGGGCGGCTTCATTATTAACACGACCTCGATCGCCGCGCGTAATGGCGGCGGCAACGGCGCGATCCTCTATGCGGCCTCCAAGGGGTTCGTCTCGACGATCACCCACGGCCACGCCAAGGAATTTGTCAACGACAAGATCCGCGTCAATGCGGTCGCACCTGGCGTCATCGCAACGCCCTTCCACGAGCGCTATACCAACGACGAACAGATGGAAATTCAGCGCAAGACGATCCCCATGGGCTTCGTCGGCACGCCGGAGGATTGCGTCGGCGCCTATCTGTTCCTCGCCTCCGCAACGCTCTCCGGCTACATCACCGGCCAGGTCGTCGAGGTCAATGGTGGCCAGCTCATGCCGTGA